In Primulina eburnea isolate SZY01 chromosome 3, ASM2296580v1, whole genome shotgun sequence, one DNA window encodes the following:
- the LOC140828102 gene encoding protein SMALL AUXIN UP-REGULATED RNA 51-like: protein MSIRKPNKTVIKKILQKYSKKMKNENEVRPPLDVPKGHFAVYVGDNRCRYIVPISFLNRPEFQMLLQSAEDEFGFDHHMGLTIPCQEEVFKSLFSIFSCKY from the coding sequence ATGTCAATCAGAAAACCGAACAAAACAGTCATCAAGAAGATTCTGCAGAAATACTCGAAGAAAATGAAGAATGAAAACGAAGTAAGGCCGCCGCTGGACGTGCCAAAAGGGCATTTTGCGGTATACGTAGGGGATAACAGATGCAGATACATTGTCCCAATTTCATTCCTGAACAGGCCTGAGTTCCAAATGCTGCTGCAAAGTGCAGAAGATGAATTTGGCTTTGATCATCATATGGGGCTCACTATTCCTTGCCAAGAAGAAGTTTTTAAGTCCCTATTTTCAATCTTTAGCTGCAAATACTAA
- the LOC140828101 gene encoding auxin-responsive protein SAUR50-like, translating to MAFRNSVSQIKQKLSKHKGDETEDQWLPSDVPKGHFAVYVGDNRSRYVVPISFLSSHEFQMLLQGAEEEFGFDQHMGLTIPCQEEAFRSIISMLTWLEN from the coding sequence ATGGCCTTCAGAAACTCAGTCTCACAAATCAAGCAGAAATTATCGAAGCACAAAGGGGATGAAACCGAAGATCAATGGCTGCCGTCGGACGTGCCGAAAGGGCATTTCGCGGTGTATGTAGGAGATAACAGAAGCAGATACGTTGTTCCTATTTCGTTCTTGAGCAGCCATGAATTCCAAATGCTGCTGCAAGGTGCAGAAGAAGAGTTTGGCTTTGATCAGCACATGGGGCTCACTATTCCTTGCCAAGAAGAAGCTTTTCGGTCTATAATTTCGATGCTTACTTGGTTAGAAAATTAA
- the LOC140828100 gene encoding putative HVA22-like protein g, with product MIGSFIYRGLMLIFGYAYPAYKCYKTVELNKPEIEQLRFWCQYWILVAGLTVCERICDVLVGWVPMYGEAKLAFFIYLWYPKTKGTTYVYDSFFRPYIAKHETEIDRNLLELRTRAGDMVILYWKIAVSYGQTRIFQILQYVTSHSSPWVAQPLQQVTAVPKSTATSNRKSARTKQAQDEQPSSPALSTSSSENQEGTSEEEESSNSSKASPPCTVSTEQKIATALTVVGPSKISNPTHEMQSMQNASVPSRESKDTQPEEIVLEDIRPVTRARSSKTRSVMSP from the exons ATGATTGGATCTTTTATCTACAGAGGACTTAT GTTAATTTTTGGCTATGCGTATCCTGCATATAAATGCTATAAAACCGTGGAACTCAATAAGCCGGAAATTGAGCAACTTCGATTTTGGTGCCAGTATTG GATCTTGGTGGCTGGGTTGACAGTTTGTGAAAGAATTTGTGATGTGTTAGTTGGCTG GGTTCCAATGTATGGTGAAGCTAAGTTGGCCTTCTTTATATACTTGTGGTACCCTAAAACTAAG GGAACGACTTATGTATATGACTCCTTTTTCAGACCCTACATCGCAAAGCATGAAACTGAAATTGACCGTAATTTGTTAGAGCTGAGGACAAGAGCTGGAGATATGGTAATCTTGTACTGGAAAATTGCTGTAAGCTATGGCCAGACGAGAATTTTTCAGATCTTGCAGTATGTTACTTCGCACTCATCTCCTTGGGTGGCTCAG CCACTACAGCAAGTGACTGCTGTCCCAAAATCCACGGCAACATCAAATCGCAAATCAGCCCGTACAAAACAAGCACAGGATGAACAGCCCTCATCTCCCGCTTTGAGTACATCTTCAAGTGAAAACCAAGAAGGCACGTCAGAAGAAGAAGAGTCCTCAAATTCTTCCAAAGCTTCTCCCCCTTGTACAGTCTCAACAGAACAAAAAATAGCAACAGCCCTGACCGTTGTCGGGCCAAGTAAAATTTCAAATCCCACTCATGAAATGCAGTCAATGCAGAATGCGTCAGTGCCTTCAAGAGAGAGCAAAGACACTCAACCAGAAGAGATTGTTTTGGAAGATATACGACCAGTGACCCGAGCAAGGTCTAGTAAAACACGGTCTGTAATGAGTCCTTGA